A portion of the Pagrus major chromosome 8, Pma_NU_1.0 genome contains these proteins:
- the otogl gene encoding otogelin-like protein — MNLKWTVKRFLLMSFSISHLLLLEGAQSRLTVAEGRLQRRANALRRKRDLLGEETYRPLLSEGTLSRSILHNYTARDASSEYCGCLNGGWCQEGGVCDCAQFQALGDRCQIIPNQGQDRDGICRSWGQHHYETFDGIYFYFPGTCSYVLAQDCHSATPQYTVWVHNSRVCDGSVYSCPRALSLFFPNEEEIHISGYQVHQGGRRLSLPQTIAGVFIERLADYLLVKSVFGFSLAWDGGSGVYLKMSEEHQGAPCGLCGNFNHLAGDDLTTTRGIRTDEPALFANSWAVDLPHERACPSVDLDFNGPCHSESDMDDAIEKCSAILFFPFLSCHENIDPNPFVASCVSDLCVSDDEETFCRALVEYTRACSHVGYPVREWRDSFPSCNDGCEDSFVYRDCISCCPPTCTFEKECLGTNLHCLDGCYCPDGLILQNGTCIAVSQCPCVYHGTSYVQGHVLQQGCSVCVCMGGVWNCTENNCTAECSVIGDVFVTTFDGRMFLQPGACQYVLAKSRSSSRFTVTLQYTTCAEQQVCIQSVTVVLDEDVSRQITLTREGEVIIGVNPAPVLPYVDDAVEVRRLTSVFTMLKAGFGLRLHYDGRGGRVYLQLDSQWRGRTLGLCGTFNGNLRDDFLSPAGMIEGTPQLHANAWKVSSACVAPVNLPIVDPCEMNQNNVFYASQCEVLVGSVFAPCHGYISPNVYQQQCRYQACRCGSSCLCTALAHYAYLCSKHGVNIDFRSQVSECGVVCLGGMLYSSCASSCGRSCRGLSSTETCNPDDCAEGCGCPDGSYYDDVRQRCVQLSQCHCYSMGGVSQPGEVTFSASGPCLCRNGKMECVPEEKEPDSIEVGECPEGKVYHSCTEQRGGVACAQTCRNLMLNLTCPPTTPCIPGCVCPPGLVLHNGECYYPENCPCAWLGLEYLPGETVETSCYKCVCHRGYFNCSYSPCPAVCTVYSDRHYHTFDGLEYDYHSDCQVYLLKSAGETEVSIVAQNKDCYESGIVCMKILVIHVGLTKIYFTDNSGNPSPSTVVGRGSEFELWKAGYYTVIHFSNQDLTILWDRKTTVHIRAGPEWKGLLSGLCGNFDSVTVNDMTTSSHMEVNNAQTFGDSWALGQCESEYVVERPCEGDLGRQPYAKRECALLYSDVFAPCHNVVDVAWFYRNCLTDTCNCNRGGDCECLCTSIAAYAHKCCQQGVTIHWRSPSVCPYDCEYYNQELGDGPFSLVSAVSNDIMFGVNRTSSSVFPLVRERPGQLPAPGLMFNFMITAGLQKDRTSRVPVVSLESAERPNYFLVVSGRSHLQMERWSRRAEFSRRATFIQHQGLFLPGHTSFELVGQPGIFLTLTRTAAQAQRYDTSEGFKGSSSFTLEESSFVIPYRMMCEWRYQACASPCVRTCSDPDATRCQFLPPVEGCFPRCPKNMVLDEVTRRCVYTEDCVSLPPTPTPFAYVTRSNRTTTAPPPTTTTTTTSTTTRPTTTTTTATTTTTTTTTTTTRATTTSSTTARPTTTTTTPTTPSTTTTATERVTTPSTSAPPTTTIVSTTLAPTTQPETTTLSTSEMTPTQTTVTTGVTATVTTTTPSIISTEATTVPSTSSPPSPTTLAFTTSATPPTTTTVTTPSPVTSTPPPPTSPSTQPPPTTAVTTSPTSVPETTIEPTTTPQPTPADTTISIDTTTPTDASTVVTTTAPSPTTIVPTTEPVTTKIITSPDTSPITEEPSTTLPFLLPTSPCTPPYSYRIDECAELICFNGELLLHNSSLHCRYNTTQPQCSLLGMPILINTDPCCPQWQCPCRCTVMSDLRVITFDGNNVALYDNGSYILVSLPRETIIGTVEKCPTSQSVNSIRRTSPTGGTSGLCFKKLNITTSSYRIIINRLDRKVTVNYRPVRLPFSRHSLYVEDTGSMYLIHTPGGVSIQWYHSTGIMVLQYITTYNSSVPTRGLCGCCDGNPEDDLKLPNGTVVRELGDMMLFLQAWRVHTTDETEHMRRVGDNCTTGDCSTCLSMLRQRAFTPCHSKVTPEQFCDIIWAGDLHYKDHQCDFMAAYVAVCYTHQVCISWRRHNFCPLRCPPGKEYQPCVSTCTSRTCLNREYYEETTCSFIREECVCRSGTILHRADSPYCVTEDRCVCTDNEGNPRAPGEVWNGSVRSCCLYKCMENGSVVAVEPDCNSVPTPLCEREGEYVLDVVEEGACCPKKICECNMTICDSEAPPCENGNRLVIGYSALSCCPEYRCECDPMACPPVSAPSCREDQFLVEVRGEKTCCYSYLCVCESCIEPIPTCSHGEILAVDLNNTNSCCPQYYCVCDVNLCPESSVSCAPGLTLVQTTVPGLCCPQHHCECQCEDSSLPVCQVGEVLVEVPDSSTNCGCPQHTCQKAEVCLFQGVTVLGPGQSLVQYLEGELCYTVHCMHHRDPDSGFYAMEISSVNCSQKCGSHQVYSPSTDPQVCCGSCKNVSCTFTNENGTAELFAAGSSWVENCTRYDCLETTVGAVILGSGVVCPPFNDTECVQSGGVVQSYVDGCCKTCSGVGVLPFTVNPVTPTGSTNCDTGKEDGKTCKRVAIRTTIRKDDCRSNAPVTVYSCDGKCPSATIFNFNINSHARFCKCCRESGLQTRSVTLYCSRNATVVEYNFQEPVDCTCQWN; from the exons ATGAACTTAAAGTGGACAGTGAAACGATTTCTTCTTATGTCGTTTTCAATCTCCCACTTGCTGTTACTAGAGG gAGCTCAGAGCCGACTTACAGTGGCAGAAGGAAGACTACAGAG aagggCTAATGCACTTCGGAGGAAACGGGATCTCCTCGGGGAGGAG ACATACAGACCCCTGCTGTCGGAGGGTACTCTGTCACGCAGCATTTTACATAACTACACAGCCAGAGATGCCTCTTCAG AATATTGCGGCTGCCTCAATGGTGGCTGGTGTCAGGAGGGcggtgtgtgtgactgtgctCAGTTCCAGGCACTGGGAGACCGCTGCCAGATCA TACCGAACCAGGGCCAGGATAGAGATGGCATCTGCAGGTCATGGGGTCAACACCACTACGAAACATTTGATGGAATCTATTTCTACTTCCCTGGAACCTGTTCTTACGTTCTGGCCCAGGACTGCCACTCAGCTACACCACAGTACACGGTGTGG GTCCACAACAGCAgagtgtgtgatgggagtgtatATTCATGCCCAAGAGCTCTCAGTCTGTTCTTCCCAAATGAAGAGGAGATCCACATCTCTGGATATCAGGTCCACCAAGGAGGccgcag GTTAAGTCTTCCTCAGACTATCGCCGGTGTGTTTATTGAGCGGCTGGCCGATTACTTGCTGGTGAAGAGTGTGTTTGGCTTCTCTTTGGCCTGGGATGGAGGCTCGGGCGTCTACCTGAAGATGAGCGAGGAGCACCAGGGTGCCCCCTGTGGCCTGTGTGGGAACTTCAACCACCTTGCTGGCGATGACCTCACCACCACCCGTG GCATTCGGACAGATGAGCCTGCACTGTTTGCTAACAGCTGGGCAGTGGACCTGCCGCATGAAAGAGCCTGTCCCTCAGTAGATCTCGACTTCAATGGGCCCTGTCATTCTGAGTCAGACATGGAT GATGCCATAGAGAAATGCAGTGCAATTCTCTTCTTCCCATTTCTGTCCTGTCATGAAAACATTGACCCAAATCCCTTTGTGGCCAGCTGTGTGTCTGACCTCTGTGT atctgATGACGAAGAAACATTTTGTCGAGCCTTGGTTGAGTACACCCGAGCCTGCTCACATGTTGGATATCCAGTAAGAGAGTGGAGAGACAGTTTCCCTTCTTGTA ATGATGGCTGTGAGGACAGTTTTGTCTATCGAGACTGTATCAGTTGCTGTCCACCCACCTGTACATTTGAGAAAGAGTGTCTGGGAACCAACCTACATTGTCTGGATGGCTGCTACTGTCCTGATG GGCTTATCCTGCAAAATGGAACATGTATCGCTGTTTCTCAGTGTCCATGTGTTTACCATGGTACATCCTACGTACAAGGACATGTGCTTCAACAAGGATGTAGTGTTTG CGTGTGCATGGGAGGAGTGTGGAACTGCACTGAGAACAACTGCACAG CGGAGTGTTCAGTGATAGGTGACGTCTTCGTGACGACATTTGATGGCAGGATGTTCCTCCAACCGGGGGCATGTCAGTATGTCCTGGCCAagagccgcagcagcagcagattcaCCGTCACACTGCAGTACACCACCTGTGCAGAG caacAGGTGTGTATTCAGTCAGTTACAGTGGTGTTAGATGAAGATGTGAGTCGTCAGATCACTTTGACCAGAGAGGGGGAGGTGATAATTGGTGTCAACCCAGCACCTGTCCTGCCCTATGTTGATG ATGCAGTGGAGGTGCGGAGGCTGACCTCTGTGTTTACAATGCTGAAGGCAGGGTTTGGTCTGAGGCTGCATTATGACGGTCGAGGGGGGCGGGTCTACCTGCAGCTGGACAGCCAGTGGCGTGGACGGACTCTGGGCCTTTGTGGAACCTTCAATGGAAACCTACGAGATGACTTCCT gtctcCAGCGGGTATGATAGAAGGCACTCCTCAGCTTCACGCCAATGCTTGGAAGGTTTCATCTGCTTGTGTCGCTCCAGTCAACCTGCCCATCGTAGACCCATGTGAGATGAACCAGAACAATG tATTCTATGCATCGCAGTGTGAAGTGCTTGTGGGGAGTGTGTTTGCTCCGTGTCATGGCTACATCAGTCCAAACGTCTACCAGCAGCAGTGCCGCTACCAGGCCTGTCGTTGTGGGAGCAGCTGTTTGTGCACAGCACTGGCTCACTACGCTTACCTCTGCTCCAAACACGGAGTCAACATTGATTTCAGATCACAAGTCTCTGAATGTG GAGTGGTGTGTCTTGGAGGAATGCTGTACAGCTCTTGTGCATCGTCTTGTGGGCGGTCCTGCCGTGGTCTGTCTAGCACGGAGACGTGTAACCCTGACGACTGTGCCGAGGGGTGTGGCTGTCCAGACGGCAGTTACTATGACGATGTGCGCCAGCGCTGTGTGCAACT GTCTCAGTGTCACTGTTACTCCATGGGTGGTGTGTCACAGCCAGGGGAAGTGACCTTCAGCGCCTCTGGCCCTTG CCTGTGCAGAAATGGGAAGATGGAGTGTGTGCCAGAGGAAAAAG AGCCAGACAGTATCGAGGTCGGGGAGTGTCCAGAGGGGAAAGTGTATCACAGCTGCACCGAGCAGAGAGGAGGCGTGGCCTGTGCACAGACCTGCCGTAATCTGATGTTGAACCTCACCTGCCCTCCAACCACACCATGCATCCCTGGCTGTGTCTGCCCTCCAGG GCTGGTGCTGCACAATGGGGAGTGTTACTATCCAGAGAACTGCCCCTGTGCCTGGCTGGGCCTTGAATACTTGCCTGGAGAAACTGTGGAAACATCATGTTACAAATG tgtgtgtcaCCGTGGCTATTTTAACTGCAGCTACTCACCATGTCCAGCTGTGTGCACTGTCTACAGCGACAGACACTACCACACCTTCGATGGCCTTGAGTATGACTACCACTCTGACTGTCAGGTCTACCTGCTAAAA AGTGCAGGAGAAACCGAGGTGTCCATTGTTGCCCAAAACAAGGACTGCTATGAGAGCGGCATTGTGTGCATGAAAATACTGGTCATTCACGTGGGACTTACGAAGATCTACTTCACCGACAACTCCGGCAACCCT AGCCCATCCACTGTCGTAGGTCGAGGGTCAGAGTTTGAGCTTTGGAAAGCAGGCTACTACACTGTGATCCACTTCTCTAATCAGGACCTGACCATCCTCTGGGACCGCAAGACAACTGTACACAtcagagctggacctgagtggAAG GGACTTCTCAGTGGGCTATGTGGAAATTtcgacagtgtgacagtgaacgATATGACCACCTCCAGCCACATGGAAGTCAATAATGCACAGACCTTTGGAGATAGCTGGGCCCTGGGACAG tgtgaaAGCGAGTATGTAGTCGAGCGACCGTGTGAAGGAGACTTAGGCAGACAGCCGTATGCCAAGAGGGAGTGTGCTCTCCTCTACAGTGATGTCTTTGCACCCTGTCACAACGTG GTGGATGTGGCCTGGTTCTATAGGAACTGTCTGACAGACACTTGCAATTGTAACCGTGGGGGAGACTGTGAGTGTCTCTGTACGTCCATCGCTGCATATGCACACAAATGCTGTCAACAGGGGGTCACAATACACTGGAGATCACCCTCTGTCTGTc CCTATGATTGTGAATACTATAATCAAG AGCTAGGTGATGGCCCATTTTCCTTGGTGAGTGCTGTTTCTAATGACATCATGTTTGGAGTAAATCGCACCAGcagctcagtgtttcctctggtgAGAGAGAGACCAGGGCAGTTGCCTGCCCCAGGCCTCATGTTCAACTTCATGATCACAGCCGGCTTGCAGAAGGACAGAACATCAC GTGTCCCTGTGGTGTCACtggagtctgcagagagacCAAATTATTTCCTTGTCGTGTCAGGGCGCAGCCATCTGCAGATGGAGCGCTGGAGTCGAAGGGCGGAGTTTAGTCGCAGGGCGACCTTTATCCAGCACCAGGGGCTTTTTCTGCCAGGTCACACCTCATTCGAGCTTGTCGGCCAACCTGGAATCTTTCTGACACTGACACGCACTGCTGCACAAGCTCAGAGATACGACACCTCCGAGGGCTTcaaaggcagcagcagcttcacactggAGG AGAGCAGTTTTGTGATACCTTACCGTATGATGTGTGAGTGGCGCTACCAGGCCTGTGCGAGCCCTTGTGTCCGCACGTGCAGTGACCCAGATGCCACACGCTGCCAGTTTCTGCCTCC TGTGGAGGGCTGCTTCCCACGTTGTCCCAAGAACATGGTCCTTGATGAAGTCACCAGAAGATGTGTCTACACAGAGGACT GTGTGTCCCTTCCCCCAACTCCGACGCCGTTTGCATATGTGACGCGGTCCAACAGAACAACCAcagcaccaccaccaacaacaaccacgaCTACTACTTCCACCACAACAAGgcccacaaccacaaccaccactgctACCACAACCACTACGACCACAACTACAACCACCACCAGAGCAACGACTACCTCCTCCACGACTGCCAGGCCCACAACAACCACTACCACTCCCACTACTCccagtacaacaacaacagccactGAGCGCGTCACCACTCCATCTACAAGTGCCCCTCCCACCACCACTATTGTTTCTACCACTCTTGCTCCAACAACCCAGCCAGAGACAACCACTCTCAGCACATCTGAAATGACCCCGACTCAAACTACGGTAACCACAGGGGTCACTGCAACGGTCACCACGACAACACCCTCCATTATATCTACTGAAGCTACTACAGTCCCCTCgacttcctctcctccatcacctaCTACTCTCGCTTTCACTACCTCGGCCACCCCTCCGACCACCACCACTGTTACCACACCATCTCCAGTAACTTCCACCCCACCTCCTCCAACCTCCCCCTCCACACAGCCACCACCCACCACAGCCGTCACAACTTCCCCCACTTCTGTTCCTGAAACCACCATCGAACCTACAACCACCCCTCAACCTACACCAGCGGATACAACCATCAGCATAGATACTACCACCCCAACAGACGCCTCAACAGTTGTGACAACAACAGCACCGTCTCCTACAACCATCGTGCCAACTACTGAGCCCGTAACCACCAAAATAATCACCAGCCCCGACACTTCACCTATAACAGAGGAGCCATCAACCACACTTCCTTTCCTCTTGCCCACTTCTCCCTGTACG CCTCCGTACTCCTACCGTATCGATGAGTGTGCTGAGCTGATCTGTTTTAATGGAGAGCTGCTGCTTCACAACTCCTCTCTACACTGTCGCTACAACACCACCCAGCCCCAGTGCAGTCTGCTGGGCATGCCCATCCTCATCAACACAGACCCCTGCTGTCCACAGTGGCAGTGCCCCT GTCGCTGCACTGTGATGTCAGACCTGCGTGTTATCACCTTTGATGGCAACAACGTGGCCTTGTATGATAATGGCTCCTACATCCTGGTTAGCCTGCCCAGAGAGACTATAATTGGCACCGTGGAGAAATGTCCAACCAGCCAG aGCGTAAACTCCATAAGACGAACA AGTCCAACAGGTGGAACATCTGGTTTGTGTTTTAAGAAGCTGAACATTACTACCTCCTCCTACAGAATCATTATCAACAGACTGGATCGCAAG gTGACAGTAAACTACAGACCTGTTCGACTTCCGTTCTCCCGTCACTCTCTTTATGTGGAAGACACAGGCAGCATGTACTTGATCCACACACCTGGTGGGGTCAGCATACAATGGTATCACAGCACAGGCATCATGGTGCTGCAGTACATCACAACTTACAATTCATCTGTGCCCACTCGAGGCCTGTGCG GTTGTTGTGATGGAAATCCAGAGGATGACCTGAAGCTGCCCAATGGCACAGTGGTCAGGGAGTTGGGAGACATGATGCTCTTCCTACAGGCTTGGAGAGTCCACACCACAGATGAAACCGAACACATGCGCAGGGTTGGAGACAACTGCACCACCGGGGACtgctccacctgtctgtccatGCTCCGTCAGAGAGCCTTCACACCATGCCACAGCAAG gtcacACCGGAGCAGTTCTGTGACATAATTTGGGCGGGGGACCTGCACTACAAGGATCACCAATGTGATTTTATGGCGGCGTACGTGGCAGTCTGCTACACACATCAAGTCTGCATCAGCTGGAGACGACACAACTTCTGCC CATTGCGGTGTCCCCCTGGTAAGGAGTATCAGCCATGTGTGAGCACCTGCACCAGTCGCACCTGTCTAAACAGAGAGTACTACGAGGAGACCACCTGCTCCTTCAtcagagaggagtgtgtgtgccgCAGTGGAACCATCCTGCACCGCGCTGACTCCCCTTACTGTGTAACTGAGGATCGCTGTG TGTGCACAGATAATGAGGGTAACCCCAGGGCCCCGGGCGAGGTGTGGAATGGCTCTGTTCGTAGCTGCTGTCTGTACAAGTGTATGGAGAATGGCTCTGTGGTGGCTGTTGAGCCAGACTGCAACTCTGTCCCTACGCCGctgtgtgagagggagggagagtatGTGCTAGACGTGGTGGAAGAGGGAGCCTGCTGCCCAAAAAAGATCTGTG AGTGCAACATGACCATCTGTGACAGCGAAGCTCCACCTTGTGAAAATGGGAACAGGCTCGTGATTGGTTACAGCGCTCTATCCTGCTGCCCAGAGTACAGATGTG AGTGTGACCCCATGGCATGCCCTCCTGTGTCTGCCCCCAGCTGCAGGGAAGATCAGTTCCTAGTGGAGgtcaggggggaaaaaacctGCTGCTACTCTTACCTATGTG tgtgtgagtCATGCATTGAACCCATTCCAACATGTTCACATGGAGAAATTCTGGCAGTGGATCTTAACAACACCAACAGCTGCTGTCCTCAGTACTATTGTg TGTGTGATGTCAACCTGTGCCCTGAATCATCTGTGAGCTGTGCACCTGGTCTCACTTTGGTTCAAACTACTGTCCCTGGGCTTTGCTGCCCACAGCACCACTGCG AATGCCAATGTGAGGACAGCTCTCTCCCCGTCTGTCAGGTG gGGGAGGTGCTGGTCGAGGTTCCAGACAGCAGCACCAACTGTGGCTGTCCTCAGCATACATGCC AGAAGGCAGAGGTTTGTCTTTTCCAAGGGGTAACAGTGCTGGGCCCAGGCCAGTCTCTTGTTCAGTACCTTGAAGGAGAGCTGTGTTACACAGTCCACTGCATGCATCATAGAGATCCAGACTCTGGATTCTACGCTATGGAAATTTCCTCAGTCAATTGCTCCCAGAAATGTGGATCA CACCAGGTGTACTCACCTTCCACAGACCCTCAGGTGTGCTGCGGCTCCtgtaaaaatgtctcctgtACTTTCACCAATGAAAATGGAACAGCAGAGCTTTTTGCT gcagggAGTTCCTGGGTGGAGAACTGTACACGTTATGACTGTTTGGAAACAACAGTGGGAGCTGTGATACTTGGCTCTGGGGTGGTTTGCCCGCCCTTCAATGACACAGAGTGTGTTCAG AGTGGCGGTGTAGTTCAGAGCTATGTGGACGGTTGCTGCAAGACAT GTTCTGGAGTGGGTGTTTTGCCATTTACTGTTAATCCCGTAACTCCCACTGGTAGTACTAACTGTGACACAG GTAAAGAGGACGGTAAGACATGCAAACGCGTGGCCATTAGGACTACCATTCGAAAAGACGACTGCAGGAGCAATGCGCCG GTAACGGTCTATTCTTGTGATGGGAAGTGTCCGTCTGCAACCATATTTAACTTCAACATCAACAGTCACGCCCGGTTCTGTAAATGCTGCCGAGAGAGTGGACTACAAACCCGCTCCGTCACACTCTACTGCTCTCGCAACGCCACCGTCGTGGAGTACAACTTCCAGGAGCCTGTGGACTGTACCTGCCAGTGGAACTAA